Proteins found in one Papio anubis isolate 15944 chromosome 13, Panubis1.0, whole genome shotgun sequence genomic segment:
- the QRFP gene encoding orexigenic neuropeptide QRFP — MVRSYPLVCLLLLPLGTCFPLLDRREPTDAMGGTGARESWADLAEGPRPHSVWGSSRWLRASQPQALLVIARGLQTSGREHAGCRFRFGRQDEGSEADNFLPAGGVKASGPLGNLAEELNGYSRKKGGFSFRFGRR; from the coding sequence ATGGTAAGGTCCTACCCCCTggtctgcctcctcctcctgccgCTGGGCACCTGCTTTCCTCTACTGGACAGAAGAGAGCCCACAGACGCCATGGGTGGCACTGGAGCCAGAGAAAGCTGGGCCGACCTGGCCGAGGGGCCCCGACCCCACTCTGTGTGGGGCTCCTCTCGGTGGCTGAGAGCTTCACAGCCACAGGCCCTGCTTGTCATAGCCAGGGGGCTGCAGACATCGGGCAGAGAGCATGCTGGCTGCAGGTTCCGCTTCGGGAGGCAGGATGAAGGCAGTGAGGCTGACAACTTCCTCCCTGCCGGAGGGGTGAAGGCCAGCGGCCCGTTAGGGAATCTGGCTGAGGAGCTTAATGGCTACAGCAGGAAGAAAGGCGGCTTCAGCTTCCGCTTCGGTCGGCGGTGA